The window GGGACATGAACGACCAGACCCGCGCCTGGTCGAAGCGTTTCATGGCGCTGTCGCCGAAGGGGACGATGCCCTCGATGACGGTGGCGGGAAACTATGCCGCCGTGCTGCATTACCTCAAGGCTCTGGAGGCGCTCGGCGGCAATCCGCATGACGGCGCCAAGGTCGTCGCCAAGATGAAGGAAATCCCGACCGACGATCCGCTGTTCGGCAAGGGCCCGCTGCGGATCGACGGCAGGCGGATCATTCCGGCCTATCTGTTCGAGGTGAAGAAGCCCGAGGAATCCAAATATCCCTGGGATTATTACAAGCTGATCGCCACCATCTCTCCGGAAGACGCCGCCAAGCCGCTCGAGGCGAGCGAGTGTCCGCTGGTAAAAAAATAACAATCAGTTGAGCAAGATCGAAGCTATGGAAGCTAAAGCGTTATGCCCGGCCTTGTGCGGGGCATAACGCCTTATCGTCACAGCAGAGCCCCCACTGGGCCAAGCATGTCGTGATTCAAATTGTCACGTCGGGTTCCACGACGCAGCGCAACGGATAATTATTTCGTCGCGCTAGCTTGGTCACGCTCTCCGCGATGTTCCATGCGCGGTCGAGGTCGTAGACCCCGCATATGCCGCTGCCATCGCGATGAATCTCGAGCACCATCTTGAGTGCCTCATCGCGCGTCTTGCCAAAGATATTCTCCAGTACCTGAACAACGAATTCCATCGTTGTCTTGTTGTCGTTCAATAGCAGCACTTTGGCGGCCATTTGAGTTTCCCTCCCGCGTCATTCCATTGGGCTATGGCCGGCTGTAGGTATGTTCGACTTTTTGGCACGCAACGCGTGTCGGATACGCGCCCGGTCATTCGTCCTGGGGACGCACGTCAACCAAACATTGGGAGCAGGAGCCATGATGCAGCAGGACCAAACGGCCGAAGCCCAAATCAAAGCGCTGATCGAAGCCTGGGCGGATGCGGTCCGCCGGCATGATCTGTCCGGCATTCTCGCCCATCATGATCAAGACATCGTGATGTTCGACGTCCCGCCGCCGCTGCAGTCGCGCGGATTGGATGAATACAGGAAAACCTGGGATCTCTTCTTTCCGTATCACGAGCCGTCGCAAGCCTTCGACATCGAAGAGCTTGCAATTACCGCCGGCGACGATGTCGCCTTCGCAGTCGCCATCCTGCGTTGCGGCTCCGCCACGATCAGCGGCCCGCCACAGAAAGGGGGGTTCCTGTTCAGGCTGACCATCGGACTGCGCAAAGTCGGTGACGACTGGCGCATCACGCACGAGCATCACTCCGTGCCGGCGACGGACTAGACCATTGCCCGGCGAAGCGGACGCCGTTTCGCCGGGAAATGCGACACACTGGCGCCCCGTCGATACCGGAATTTCTTCCAGTATGCCCAAGCGCACCTTCACGCATCCCAAAACAGGCGCGCCGGCGAACATGAACACCGCCGCGATCGGCGAGAGGCCGGTACCGGACTTGAAGAAGGTTTTAATGGTGACGGTCCGGTTGTCTCTTATCTAACCAATATCCAAACAACAGAGCTGAAGCGCCATGACGCCTTACCTGATTGCCGCCCGCGAGGGAATCATCTGGTGGGTCACGCTCACCTTGATGCCGGTCGAGATTGCATTCGGCGCCATCGAAGCCGAAATCGATCGGCGCGTGGTGTCGCCATGATCGTCCGGTGCATCGACAAAACGTTGCAGCATGACACGCTGGTGGTCGGGCGCAAATATGAAGTTCGCGCCGAACGCGATGACTGTTACATCCTTTCCGGCTTCGACAAACGATTCAGCTAGACGCGGTTAGAGATCGTGGAACGGTGTGCAGTTCGCTAAAGCCGCTCCAGAACGCGCGACTTGTACCGCGGACCATTTGCCCTGTCCGCGCGCCCTCGGAAGGCCTTGGGCGTTGAAATCTTCTGCAATGGGCCCGCAGGTTCGATGCCCGGCCGCCTGCAGCGCCTTGATGGTCGGGCAGATATCTATACTCAGCTCACACGGAACAAT is drawn from Bradyrhizobium lablabi and contains these coding sequences:
- a CDS encoding ATP-dependent Clp protease adaptor ClpS: MAAKVLLLNDNKTTMEFVVQVLENIFGKTRDEALKMVLEIHRDGSGICGVYDLDRAWNIAESVTKLARRNNYPLRCVVEPDVTI
- a CDS encoding YybH family protein; this translates as MFDFLARNACRIRARSFVLGTHVNQTLGAGAMMQQDQTAEAQIKALIEAWADAVRRHDLSGILAHHDQDIVMFDVPPPLQSRGLDEYRKTWDLFFPYHEPSQAFDIEELAITAGDDVAFAVAILRCGSATISGPPQKGGFLFRLTIGLRKVGDDWRITHEHHSVPATD